A region from the Pelodiscus sinensis isolate JC-2024 chromosome 11, ASM4963464v1, whole genome shotgun sequence genome encodes:
- the CST6 gene encoding cystatin-M: protein MPSLGASLWLVPLTLLLAGPGLRAEGLAGGLQDVSVSDPAVQEAVRFAVAAYNKASNGPYYCRAERVLRARSQVVAGVKYYLTVELVTTLCRKNGAGLGNVDISKCSLPATSEQLKLHCEFQVWSRVWLNDTQLLSQNCSDS from the exons ATGCCGAGCCTTGGAGCGAGTCTCTGGCTGGTCCCGCTGACGCTGCTGCTGGCCGGGCCGGGGCTGCGCGCGGAGGGCCTGGCCGGGGGGTTGCAGGACGTGTCGGTCTCGGATCCCGCCGTGCAGGAGGCCGTGCGGTTCGCGGTAGCGGCCTATAACAAGGCCAGCAACGGCCCGTACTACTGCCGGGCGGAGCGGGTGCTGCGAGCTCGCAGCCAG GTGGTGGCTGGCGTAAAATACTACCTGACCGTGGAGCTAGTGACAACACTGTGCCGGAAAAATGGGGCAGGCCTTGGAAACGTGGACATCAGCAAATGCTCCTTGCCGGCAACATCAGAGCAACTG AAACTGCACTGTGAGTTCCAGGTCTGGTCCCGTGTCTGGCTCAACGACACACAGTTGTTATCTCAGAACTGCTCTGACTCTTGA
- the LOC142830941 gene encoding uncharacterized protein LOC142830941 — MCLKGSHRTAIGLVLPCLVTSARDWHPYQVRWLPSAFWGHQLLFTEFCFFCPTLSAMEPWVAMYLLGPLLQLYRCLELMLHAGALLYMYQEAEIALDSLTREALATLSHQNPTVERPLWSLETSTDWWDRVVLGIWDNHQWIRNFRMRKQTFLQLCTWLTPTLQRTTTQLRAPIPVKKREASRIALWKLATPDSYHSVAQQFGVGRSTVGVIVIEVVHAVNDVPAPMNHPPARHG; from the exons atgtgcttaaaggggtctcaccGGACAGCCATTGGTCTCGTGCTCCCCTGCCTTgtgacctctgccagggactggcacccttatCAGGttcggtggttgccctctgcgTTTTGGGGACACCAACTGCTTTTCAcggagttttgttttttctgccctactctgtctgccatggagccgtgggtggccatgtacctgctcgggcccctgttgcagctgtacaggtgcctggagctcatGCTGCATGCCGGTGCCCTGCTGTacatgtaccaggaggcagagatcgccttggactccctcaccagggaggccctggcaaccctgtcgcATCAGAACCCCACGGTAGAGAGGCCCCTCTGGAGTTTGGagaccagcaccgactggtgggaccgggtggtcctagGAATATGGGACAACCACCAATGGAtccggaatttccggatgagaaagcagaccttcctgcagctgtgtacctggctcacccccacgctgcagagaaccaccacccagctgcgggcacccatccctgtGAAGAAGAGGGAAGCTTCCCGcatcgcactctggaagctggccacaccggacagctaccactcggtggcacagcagttcggggtgggaagatcaaccgtcggagtgATTGTCAttgag GTTGTCCACGCCGTCAATGATGTCCCTGCTCCCatgaatcatccgcctgcgcgacatggatga